The proteins below come from a single Streptomyces sp. B3I8 genomic window:
- a CDS encoding Crp/Fnr family transcriptional regulator, producing the protein MSAPPRVLHALSPEHRALLLSVAREVVFAEDTRIFDAGGVADRFWVLRSGTVSLFQQVVAERRISVATLGPGDLLGWSWLFPPHRWDFGAEAFSPVRAYEFDASTVAALGERNAALELALTRTVGTILAHRLEMTRTALIERYARPGGRPD; encoded by the coding sequence ATGTCCGCTCCGCCCCGGGTGCTGCACGCCCTTTCCCCGGAGCACCGCGCCCTTCTGCTGTCCGTGGCACGGGAGGTCGTGTTCGCCGAGGACACCAGGATCTTCGACGCCGGTGGGGTCGCCGACCGGTTCTGGGTGCTGCGCTCCGGTACGGTCTCGCTCTTCCAGCAGGTCGTCGCCGAGCGGCGCATCTCCGTGGCCACGCTCGGCCCCGGCGACCTGCTGGGCTGGTCCTGGCTGTTCCCGCCGCACCGGTGGGACTTCGGCGCCGAGGCGTTCAGTCCGGTGCGGGCCTACGAGTTCGACGCTTCGACGGTGGCCGCTCTCGGGGAGCGGAACGCCGCGCTGGAACTGGCCCTGACCCGCACGGTCGGGACCATCCTCGCCCACCGGCTGGAGATGACCCGGACCGCGT
- a CDS encoding SAM-dependent methyltransferase has product MTDGPIPDSEAWSKIDTTVPHSARIWNYWMGGKDNYEVDRIAGDAYRETAPNIETMARASRQYLIRTVTFVAGELGVRQFLDIGTGLPTYDNTHQVAQRIAPESRIVYVDNDPLVLRHAQALLTSTPEGVTDYIDADLRDPERILERAGKILDFDKPVALMLMGILGHIQDYEEAKSIARRLQEALCPGSYFVHYDSTDTDAALQEAQQGYDDTGAVPYVLRSPEQVAAFHEGLELLEPGIVSCPLWRPEPGAAAEPTDVYGGVALKRG; this is encoded by the coding sequence ATGACGGACGGCCCGATCCCCGACTCGGAAGCCTGGTCCAAGATCGACACCACGGTGCCGCACTCGGCCCGCATCTGGAACTACTGGATGGGCGGCAAGGACAACTACGAGGTCGACCGGATCGCGGGCGACGCCTACCGGGAGACCGCGCCGAACATCGAGACGATGGCCCGCGCCTCCCGGCAGTACCTGATCCGCACGGTGACCTTCGTGGCCGGCGAACTCGGCGTCCGCCAGTTCCTCGACATCGGCACCGGCCTGCCGACGTACGACAACACCCACCAGGTGGCGCAGCGCATAGCTCCGGAGTCCCGGATCGTCTACGTCGACAATGACCCGCTGGTGCTGCGGCACGCCCAGGCCCTGCTCACCAGCACGCCCGAGGGCGTCACCGACTACATCGACGCGGACCTGCGCGATCCGGAGCGGATTCTGGAGCGGGCGGGCAAGATACTCGACTTCGACAAGCCGGTCGCGCTGATGCTCATGGGCATCCTGGGGCACATCCAGGACTACGAGGAGGCCAAGTCGATCGCGCGCCGGCTGCAGGAGGCGCTCTGCCCCGGCAGCTACTTCGTGCACTACGACAGCACCGACACGGACGCGGCACTTCAGGAGGCGCAGCAGGGGTACGACGACACCGGGGCGGTGCCGTACGTGCTGCGCAGCCCCGAGCAGGTCGCCGCGTTCCACGAGGGCCTGGAACTGCTGGAGCCGGGGATCGTCTCGTGCCCCCTGTGGCGGCCGGAGCCGGGGGCCGCGGCGGAGCCCACGGATGTCTACGGGGGGGTCGCCCTCAAACGGGGGTGA
- a CDS encoding DUF397 domain-containing protein has translation MATEGSVYSGMPAGELGTEGWEKPWSGTNGGSCVEAKRLPDGSVAFRQSKDPEGPALVYSREEMIAFLDGAKSGRADFLVA, from the coding sequence ATGGCAACCGAGGGTTCCGTCTACAGCGGCATGCCGGCCGGCGAGTTGGGCACCGAGGGCTGGGAGAAGCCCTGGAGCGGTACGAACGGCGGAAGTTGCGTCGAGGCCAAGCGACTGCCCGACGGCAGTGTCGCCTTCCGCCAGTCCAAGGACCCGGAGGGGCCCGCGCTGGTCTACTCCCGGGAGGAGATGATCGCCTTCCTCGACGGCGCCAAGTCCGGCCGGGCCGACTTCCTGGTCGCATAG
- a CDS encoding helix-turn-helix transcriptional regulator, protein MSDNRPAGSAPTVLRMVLGKRLRQLRQQAGVSFEEAARAIEVTSLTVRRMEKAEVGLRIPYVKELLRTYRVPAKEIEDFVTMAREANKPGWWYGYRDVLPDWFKAYVSLESEASVIRVYEPHYVPGLLQTRDYATALLRVGFPNESEEGIARRVDLRVRRQDLLDMPKSPILWAILDETVLRRPVGGADVMRAQLDRLNEELDRPRVRIQIMRFGVGAHPGAFGPFHHFRFGFSELPDVVYTESLAGASYVDRPSDVVSYLEVLDRMAVQAEPVRRTRSILAELRKEL, encoded by the coding sequence GTGAGTGACAACCGCCCCGCCGGCAGCGCGCCCACCGTCCTGCGGATGGTCCTCGGCAAGCGGCTGCGGCAGCTGCGCCAGCAGGCCGGGGTCTCCTTCGAGGAAGCGGCACGGGCCATCGAGGTCACGTCGCTGACGGTCCGCCGGATGGAGAAGGCCGAGGTCGGGCTCCGCATCCCTTACGTCAAGGAGCTGCTGCGCACCTACAGGGTCCCGGCGAAGGAGATCGAGGACTTCGTCACCATGGCGAGGGAGGCCAACAAGCCCGGCTGGTGGTACGGATACCGCGATGTACTGCCGGACTGGTTCAAGGCCTACGTCAGCCTGGAGAGTGAAGCCAGCGTCATCCGCGTGTACGAGCCCCACTACGTACCCGGCCTGTTGCAGACGCGCGACTACGCCACCGCGCTGCTGCGCGTCGGTTTCCCCAACGAGTCCGAGGAGGGGATCGCCCGCCGCGTCGACCTGCGCGTCAGACGCCAGGACCTGCTCGACATGCCGAAGTCGCCGATCCTGTGGGCGATCCTGGACGAGACGGTGCTGCGCCGCCCGGTCGGCGGGGCGGACGTGATGCGCGCGCAACTGGACCGGCTGAACGAGGAGCTGGACCGGCCCAGGGTCCGCATCCAGATCATGCGGTTCGGAGTGGGCGCCCACCCGGGCGCCTTCGGACCCTTCCACCATTTCCGTTTCGGGTTCTCCGAACTGCCCGACGTCGTCTACACGGAGAGCCTCGCCGGCGCCTCGTACGTGGACCGGCCCTCCGACGTCGTCAGCTATCTCGAGGTACTGGACCGGATGGCCGTGCAGGCCGAGCCGGTCCGCCGCACCAGGAGCATCCTGGCCGAACTGCGTAAGGAGTTGTGA
- a CDS encoding ATP-binding protein: MPDTDPAEEHGPAAPFRAKPMAPARPHPPGDSPLRFTVPAHASRAALVRRRVTDHLSRLGLPEELCDSVVLATDELFANAVTHTGIRAYDTVTLTMELIRGAVRVMVADPSPVPPLLRTVDGGAESGRGLAIVSVLADAWGVAPAEPGKPGKRVWFTLANPAPSEVTP, translated from the coding sequence GTGCCGGACACGGACCCCGCCGAGGAGCATGGCCCGGCCGCGCCGTTCCGCGCGAAGCCCATGGCGCCCGCGCGCCCGCATCCGCCCGGCGACAGCCCGCTGCGGTTCACCGTCCCCGCCCACGCCTCGCGTGCCGCGCTGGTGCGACGCAGGGTGACCGACCACCTTTCCCGGCTCGGCCTGCCCGAGGAACTGTGCGACTCCGTGGTCCTCGCCACGGACGAACTCTTCGCCAACGCCGTCACCCACACGGGTATTCGTGCCTACGACACCGTCACCCTCACGATGGAACTGATCCGGGGCGCCGTACGCGTCATGGTCGCCGACCCCTCGCCCGTGCCGCCGCTGCTGCGCACGGTGGACGGCGGGGCGGAGTCCGGGCGGGGACTGGCCATCGTGAGCGTGCTCGCCGACGCGTGGGGCGTCGCCCCGGCCGAGCCGGGCAAGCCCGGCAAGCGCGTCTGGTTCACCCTCGCGAACCCGGCCCCGTCGGAGGTCACGCCATGA
- a CDS encoding DUF6624 domain-containing protein, with product MTSAEVWALPAATSAAGRELLRRAADERELMRRARSDPGALARHRLARCRADNTEALRTIVHRHGWPTGPLVGEPASTAALMILLHAPDLPFQLRCRDLIAEAAADGHCPAVHLAFIADHCAVARGEPQFYGTRVNPVTLRPYPVRCPETVDERRGDVGLDPLEHQMAALRRGA from the coding sequence GTGACCAGTGCGGAGGTCTGGGCGCTCCCGGCGGCGACGTCGGCCGCGGGGCGCGAGCTCCTGCGCCGCGCGGCGGACGAGCGGGAGCTGATGCGGCGGGCACGGAGCGACCCCGGTGCCCTCGCCCGGCACCGCCTCGCCCGCTGCCGCGCCGACAACACCGAGGCCCTGAGGACCATCGTCCACCGGCACGGCTGGCCCACCGGGCCACTGGTCGGCGAACCCGCCTCGACCGCGGCCCTGATGATCCTGCTGCACGCCCCCGACCTGCCGTTCCAGCTCCGCTGCCGCGACCTGATCGCGGAGGCCGCCGCCGACGGCCACTGCCCCGCCGTGCACCTCGCCTTCATCGCCGACCACTGCGCGGTGGCCCGGGGCGAACCGCAGTTCTATGGCACCCGCGTCAACCCCGTGACGCTGCGGCCGTATCCGGTGCGCTGCCCCGAGACGGTCGACGAGCGCCGTGGGGACGTGGGGCTCGACCCCCTCGAACACCAGATGGCGGCGCTCCGCCGGG